A stretch of the Aminipila terrae genome encodes the following:
- the rpmA gene encoding 50S ribosomal protein L27 translates to MASKKGVGSSKNGRDSESKRLGVKRGDGQYVSAGSILVRQRGTKFHPGNNVGIGGDDTLFAKIDGAVKFERYDKTRKQVSVYPKEA, encoded by the coding sequence ATGGCAAGTAAGAAGGGAGTAGGTAGCTCCAAGAACGGTCGTGACAGTGAGTCGAAACGTTTAGGCGTTAAGAGAGGCGACGGTCAGTATGTAAGTGCTGGCAGCATCCTGGTTAGACAGAGAGGAACTAAGTTTCACCCTGGAAATAATGTAGGCATTGGCGGAGACGATACTTTATTTGCTAAGATTGATGGAGCTGTAAAGTTCGAAAGATATGACAAAACAAGAAAGCAAGTAAGCGTTTATCCTAAAGAAGCTTAA
- the rplU gene encoding 50S ribosomal protein L21, producing the protein MYAVIETGGKQYRVQEGDVITVEKLDIEAGEKITFDKVLLLSDGETIKVGAPYVESCNVAGTVVEHGKGQKVIIFKYKSKKDYRKKQGHRQPYTMIKIEKVSARKARKTKAAAEAEEAAE; encoded by the coding sequence ATGTACGCAGTAATTGAAACAGGCGGAAAACAGTACAGAGTACAGGAAGGTGACGTAATCACAGTTGAAAAGTTAGATATTGAAGCTGGCGAAAAGATTACTTTCGATAAAGTACTTTTATTAAGCGATGGAGAAACAATCAAGGTTGGAGCTCCTTACGTTGAAAGCTGTAATGTAGCTGGAACTGTAGTTGAACATGGCAAAGGTCAGAAGGTTATCATCTTCAAGTACAAGTCAAAGAAAGACTACAGAAAGAAGCAGGGACACAGACAGCCTTATACAATGATTAAGATCGAAAAGGTTTCTGCTAGAAAAGCTAGAAAAACTAAAGCTGCAGCTGAAGCTGAAGAAGCAGCAGAATAA
- the recA gene encoding recombinase RecA, with protein sequence MAANKEVNININKNEKDKALKEAMAQIQKQFGQGAIMKLGDDTARLNIEAISTGSVSLDIASGIGGIPRGRIIEIYGPESSGKTTLTLHVIAEAQKAGGKAAFIDAEHALDPEYARNLGVDVDELLVSQPDTGEQALEICEMLVRSGALDIVVVDSVAALVPRAEIQGEMGDSHVGLQARLMSQALRKLTGSINKSNTAVIFINQLREKVGVMFGNPETTTGGRALKFYSTMRFDVRKIESIKVGDEVLGNRTRVKIVKNKVAPPFKQAEFDIMYGTGISKEGDVLDCAVEAKIVEKAGSWYSFDGNRIGQGRENVKRYLMENPEILNKVEFLLKENMKPKTEEEKKEDGLLVDEDGVVIEQ encoded by the coding sequence ATGGCAGCTAATAAGGAAGTCAATATTAATATAAATAAAAATGAAAAGGACAAAGCTCTTAAAGAAGCTATGGCTCAGATCCAAAAGCAGTTTGGACAGGGAGCAATCATGAAACTGGGAGATGATACGGCCAGATTAAATATTGAAGCTATTTCCACAGGTTCAGTAAGCCTTGATATTGCTAGTGGTATAGGAGGCATTCCAAGAGGAAGAATAATTGAAATTTATGGACCTGAATCTTCAGGTAAAACGACCCTTACCCTTCATGTAATCGCAGAAGCGCAGAAGGCAGGAGGCAAAGCTGCATTTATTGATGCAGAGCATGCCCTTGACCCTGAATATGCAAGAAATCTGGGGGTAGATGTAGATGAGCTGCTGGTATCCCAGCCTGATACAGGGGAACAGGCACTGGAAATCTGTGAAATGCTGGTTCGTAGTGGTGCGCTGGATATTGTAGTAGTAGACTCTGTAGCTGCATTGGTTCCAAGAGCAGAAATCCAGGGAGAAATGGGAGACAGCCACGTAGGACTTCAGGCGAGACTTATGTCCCAGGCCCTTAGAAAGCTGACTGGCAGTATTAACAAATCAAATACTGCAGTGATTTTTATAAATCAGCTGCGTGAAAAAGTGGGGGTTATGTTCGGAAACCCTGAGACTACAACAGGAGGTCGTGCTCTTAAATTCTATTCAACCATGCGTTTTGATGTGAGAAAAATTGAAAGCATTAAAGTGGGTGATGAGGTTCTGGGAAACAGAACAAGAGTAAAAATAGTGAAGAATAAAGTTGCCCCTCCATTTAAACAGGCTGAGTTTGATATCATGTATGGAACTGGAATTTCTAAAGAAGGTGATGTACTGGATTGTGCTGTTGAAGCTAAGATTGTAGAAAAAGCCGGATCCTGGTATAGTTTCGATGGAAACCGAATTGGACAGGGAAGAGAAAATGTTAAGAGATATCTGATGGAAAATCCGGAGATTTTAAATAAAGTTGAATTCTTATTAAAAGAAAATATGAAGCCTAAAACAGAGGAAGAAAAGAAGGAAGACGGTCTGTTAGTAGACGAGGACGGCGTGGTTATCGAACAGTAA
- the obgE gene encoding GTPase ObgE, which yields MFVDRARITIKSGKGGNGAVTFRREPFVPEGGPDGGDGGKGGDVIFMADASLRTLMDFRYKRKYEAENGQDGMKKKRFGKMGEDLIIKVPPGTVVIDEETGFVMKDLVKAGDNFVAAKGGKGGKGNVNFKNSVRQAPNFAESGGFAKERNVVLELKLIADVGLIGFPNVGKSTILSVSTNSNPKIANYHFTTITPNLGVVSIFGDGFVMADIAGIIEGAHQGAGLGHEFLKHIERTKVLIHVVDVSGSEGRDPIEDFDKINNELKLYNEKLSSKPQIVAANKMDMVEENDPEYLKFKEYVEAKGIKVFPVSAPINVGIHELLAEAAAMLDKLALEKSEEEEYEFFDFERDDMEEDFKEVYTSIADDGTYEISGKQLRKIFDSTNFNDSGSLRYLYKYIEKKGALDELKKMGLEEGDTIRIFNYEFEYFEEY from the coding sequence ATGTTCGTTGATAGAGCCAGAATAACAATTAAATCAGGTAAAGGAGGGAATGGTGCAGTAACTTTCAGAAGAGAACCATTCGTTCCGGAAGGCGGCCCAGATGGTGGTGACGGCGGTAAAGGCGGAGACGTTATATTTATGGCCGATGCAAGTCTTAGAACTCTTATGGATTTTAGATATAAAAGAAAATATGAAGCTGAAAATGGACAGGACGGTATGAAGAAAAAAAGGTTCGGTAAAATGGGTGAGGACCTTATTATCAAAGTACCGCCGGGAACTGTAGTAATAGATGAAGAAACTGGATTTGTTATGAAGGATCTTGTAAAGGCAGGAGATAACTTTGTAGCTGCGAAAGGTGGAAAAGGCGGTAAGGGAAATGTGAATTTTAAAAATTCAGTGCGCCAGGCTCCGAATTTCGCAGAATCAGGTGGATTTGCAAAGGAAAGAAATGTAGTTCTTGAACTTAAACTGATAGCGGATGTAGGATTGATTGGATTTCCTAATGTAGGTAAGTCTACTATATTATCTGTATCTACCAATTCAAATCCAAAGATTGCTAATTATCATTTTACAACTATAACACCAAATCTGGGGGTAGTTTCCATCTTCGGAGATGGATTTGTAATGGCAGATATTGCGGGAATTATTGAAGGTGCACATCAGGGCGCAGGGTTAGGTCATGAATTTCTGAAACATATAGAAAGAACCAAGGTTCTTATTCATGTAGTAGATGTATCAGGCTCTGAAGGCAGAGACCCTATAGAGGATTTTGATAAAATTAATAATGAGCTCAAATTATATAATGAGAAGCTTTCCTCAAAACCTCAGATTGTTGCTGCAAACAAAATGGATATGGTTGAAGAAAATGATCCAGAATACCTTAAATTTAAGGAGTATGTGGAAGCTAAGGGAATAAAAGTATTTCCGGTTTCTGCCCCTATTAATGTAGGTATTCATGAACTACTGGCAGAAGCAGCAGCAATGTTAGACAAGCTTGCGTTAGAAAAGTCAGAAGAAGAAGAATACGAATTCTTTGACTTTGAAAGAGATGATATGGAAGAAGACTTTAAGGAAGTGTATACTTCCATTGCTGATGATGGCACATATGAGATTTCTGGAAAGCAGCTTAGAAAGATTTTTGATTCAACAAACTTTAATGACAGCGGCTCTTTACGATATTTATATAAATATATTGAAAAGAAGGGCGCTTTAGATGAGTTAAAGAAAATGGGCCTTGAAGAAGGCGATACCATAAGAATATTTAATTATGAATTTGAATATTTTGAAGAGTATTAA